TCCGGCAACCTTCTCTGACGCTACCATCCCCTCCACGTTGGACGGTCCGTTCACTCCGGTGACGATTACACTAGACACCTCTCTCCGGGGAAAAGCAGTTGATTTGCCTGACACCGATCCACGTGTCCAACGCTACGTCACCGGCTTCCAGCCGGAGCAGATTTCTCTAGCTCTTTCCTCCAATTACGATTCCATATGGGTCTCTTGGATCACAggttcatttttcattttatcaccaactcttttactttttttcagTTACTTGTATATAAAGTTAGGTCTTGTGGCTCtgttaaacaaaagataagatTCTTTTACTACAAGTTTGTATTTCACTAATGAAACTCTTGTTGTGTCTGAAAGGTGAGTTCCAAATCGGTATGAACGTGACGCCATTAGATCCGACAAGTATCGCCAGTATCGTCCAGTTCGGTACTTTGGGGGATTCACTGATTCATACAGCCACAGGATCTTCACTTGTTTATAATCAACTTTACCCTTTTGAGGGCCTCCTTAACTATACTTCTGGAATCATACACCATGTTCGCATTACAGGTTCTTTTACCTTTCATGATTTTAGCTTATATATATAGACCACCCCATGTGTTGCATACTGtgtgtatattttaaatgaaatgaCAACCCTTACTAGAATTAAAACAACTGCTTTTGCTAGTTGTAAAGCAAAACCAAATGAACATGTAACGCTTTAGTTtgcaaaatattttgtaagaagTCAGAATGTTCTAGCTTttcaaattattgttttaaaggTTACATAAAAGTACAGATAAAAGATTAATGAGtcatttttaactttattttaatcaaaaagttGACAATTGGAGGTCATACCACCTATATAAAATTTGAAggccaaatataatatatatatttttttcaaatagaaTTATTTATCCGGCTATGCTCAGATTCGACCATACTAAACAAGTTATTAAATCGACTCTTGATAATGATTTGGTTTTTGAAACGCAGGGCTGCAACCAAGTACTGTCTATTACTATCGATGTGGTGATCCTTCACATGGTATGAGTAAGATACACCATTTCAAGACAATGCCTGCTTCTAGCCCCACGAGTTACCCCAGCCGAATAGCAATTGTGGGTGATACTGGTCTCACTTATAACACAACAGCTACAATTAGCCACTTGGTTCAGAACTCTCCGGATCTTGTTTTATTGGTCGGTGACGTGAGCTACGCAAACTTGTATCTAACGAACGGGACTAGCTCGGATTGTTATTCTTGCAATTTCTCAAATACGCCTATACACGAGACGTATCAGCCGCGTTGGGATTATTGGGGTAGGTTTATGGAGAATCTGACTTCTACAGTTCCTCTAATGGTGGTTGAAGGAAACCATGAGCTTGAGTTGCAAGCTGGGAACAAAACATTTGAAGCTTATAGCTCAAGATTCGCTTTCCCTTATATAGAAAGTGGCTCGACTTCGaagttttattattcttttaacGCTGGTGGGATTCACTTTGTTATGCTTGGTGCATACATCGACTTTGATAGATCAGGTTTGATATTCTTAGACTCTGACCTCTATGTTTACATGTTTGTGTGCGTTTTTACTAAGGTTCTTGTTCGGTTTTTTGCAGGGGAACAATACGAGTGGCTAAAGAGGGATCTTGCTAAATTCAATAGGTCGGTAACTCCGTGGTTAGTAGTTACTTGGCATCCACCATGGTACAGCACTTACAC
Above is a window of Brassica napus cultivar Da-Ae chromosome A1 unlocalized genomic scaffold, Da-Ae chrA01_Random_36, whole genome shotgun sequence DNA encoding:
- the LOC125593916 gene encoding purple acid phosphatase 15-like codes for the protein MSFSDGSITTFLGLQLLLLFFCFLSPATFSDATIPSTLDGPFTPVTITLDTSLRGKAVDLPDTDPRVQRYVTGFQPEQISLALSSNYDSIWVSWITGEFQIGMNVTPLDPTSIASIVQFGTLGDSLIHTATGSSLVYNQLYPFEGLLNYTSGIIHHVRITGLQPSTVYYYRCGDPSHGMSKIHHFKTMPASSPTSYPSRIAIVGDTGLTYNTTATISHLVQNSPDLVLLVGDVSYANLYLTNGTSSDCYSCNFSNTPIHETYQPRWDYWGRFMENLTSTVPLMVVEGNHELELQAGNKTFEAYSSRFAFPYIESGSTSKFYYSFNAGGIHFVMLGAYIDFDRSGEQYEWLKRDLAKFNRSVTPWLVVTWHPPWYSTYTAHYKEAECMKVAMEELLYSYGTDIVFNGHVHAYERSNRVYNYQLDPCGPVHIVIGDGGNREKMAIEHTDEPGKCPDPLSTPDAALGGQFCPSNSTTTGAFCWDQQPPYSALRESSFGHGILEMKNATWALWTWHRNQDTNSQVGDQIYIVRQPDLCPPYNVTT